Proteins found in one Puniceicoccaceae bacterium genomic segment:
- a CDS encoding ABC transporter permease, whose product MKSDDRTGKESLWSKSLRKLMRDRLGVIAMAVVGIYALVAVGVWMGVLGQNWSALGEEGFGGISSQHWFGTNINGQDIFSRAIAGTKTAFEVGLIVAISATAIGGLLGAIAGFFNGTILDEIIMWIYGCVDAIPFYLFVAAVGFALKDQPYAMHVAMIATFWSSTCRIVRGEVIKIRGLEYVQAARAIGVGPFTIILRHIVPNTFHILLVQSTIAFVGAIKSEVILTFLGLGVKDGVSWGTMLSESTNDVLRGHFGNFAAASGFLFILVIAFNMFADALQDALDPKKVTSS is encoded by the coding sequence ATGAAATCTGACGACCGGACCGGAAAAGAATCCCTTTGGAGCAAGAGCCTTCGAAAACTGATGCGCGACCGATTGGGGGTCATTGCAATGGCCGTTGTCGGCATCTATGCGCTGGTTGCAGTGGGCGTATGGATGGGCGTGCTGGGCCAGAACTGGAGTGCACTCGGAGAAGAGGGCTTTGGTGGCATCTCGTCACAGCACTGGTTTGGCACCAACATCAACGGTCAGGACATCTTTTCGCGTGCGATTGCAGGTACCAAGACTGCCTTTGAGGTAGGCCTGATCGTGGCGATCAGCGCCACCGCGATTGGCGGGTTGCTCGGAGCGATTGCAGGCTTTTTTAATGGCACGATTCTCGATGAGATCATCATGTGGATCTATGGCTGTGTGGATGCCATTCCGTTCTACCTCTTTGTGGCGGCTGTCGGATTTGCGCTCAAGGATCAACCCTATGCGATGCATGTGGCCATGATTGCCACATTCTGGTCGAGCACCTGTCGCATCGTCCGTGGGGAGGTGATCAAAATTCGCGGGCTCGAATACGTTCAGGCCGCCCGTGCGATTGGGGTGGGGCCGTTTACGATCATCCTGCGCCATATCGTGCCCAACACCTTTCACATCCTGCTGGTTCAGTCCACAATCGCGTTTGTGGGAGCGATCAAGAGTGAAGTGATCCTCACCTTTCTGGGGCTTGGCGTGAAGGATGGTGTCAGCTGGGGCACGATGCTCTCCGAATCCACGAACGATGTGCTGCGGGGACATTTTGGGAACTTCGCCGCTGCATCAGGTTTTCTGTTCATCCTGGTGATCGCCTTTAACATGTTTGCGGATGCGCTGCAGGATGCGCTCGATCCGAAGAAAGTCACCAGTTCATGA
- a CDS encoding dihydroorotase translates to MDTYPTPSAIWIHAGTVVDPYTGKEAQRDVFIENGVYVESPEEGFFSHAHKIDATGMVVAPGLTELQSHLREPGETHKETIETGSQAGAKGGFTRLVCMPNTKPPCDNPGNLRLIHDAIERGACIEVFPTGCITMGSEGQSLAPMGSLKRAGAVAISDGGKCVQNNEVMCRAMEYARMIDMCILTHCQDYSLTENAVMNEGDWSFKLGLRGWPHEAEDLMVARDAILSEKTGAPVHLQNISSGSAIDIIERVRSRGVPITCEVTPHHFTLTDAVLQNYETCYKMNPPLRSEENRQRILQALKQGVIDCIACDHAPHADDDKDVEFDYAPFGVIGLETSLAVTLTELHHKEGFSLMRIMELMSAAPDRILGFASKAMTAGNVADCLVFDPQETWVVDRHGFASKSKNSPFLGRTLKGRNKVTIHRGKLVYSEI, encoded by the coding sequence ATGGATACCTACCCAACTCCAAGCGCAATCTGGATTCACGCCGGCACGGTGGTCGACCCCTACACTGGTAAGGAAGCGCAGCGTGATGTGTTCATTGAAAACGGGGTGTATGTGGAGTCTCCGGAGGAAGGGTTTTTCTCCCATGCGCACAAGATCGATGCCACTGGCATGGTGGTGGCCCCGGGACTGACCGAACTGCAGTCGCATCTTCGGGAACCGGGCGAGACACACAAGGAAACCATTGAAACCGGTTCCCAGGCGGGGGCCAAGGGTGGGTTCACCCGTTTGGTGTGCATGCCCAATACCAAACCTCCCTGCGACAATCCGGGAAATCTTCGACTGATCCACGATGCGATTGAGCGAGGAGCGTGTATTGAAGTGTTCCCAACTGGCTGCATTACCATGGGTTCAGAGGGGCAGAGTCTGGCACCGATGGGATCGCTTAAGCGGGCGGGGGCAGTTGCCATTTCCGATGGGGGAAAGTGTGTGCAGAACAATGAAGTGATGTGTCGGGCGATGGAGTACGCCCGCATGATCGACATGTGCATCCTCACCCATTGTCAGGACTACTCGCTGACTGAAAATGCGGTCATGAACGAAGGGGACTGGTCGTTCAAGCTGGGATTGCGTGGGTGGCCTCACGAGGCGGAGGATCTGATGGTCGCTCGGGATGCCATCCTGTCGGAAAAGACGGGCGCACCTGTTCACTTGCAAAACATCTCTTCAGGTTCCGCGATCGACATCATCGAGCGGGTTCGCAGCAGGGGAGTTCCGATTACCTGTGAAGTGACGCCCCACCATTTTACCCTCACGGATGCGGTGCTGCAGAACTATGAAACCTGCTACAAGATGAATCCGCCCTTGCGCAGTGAAGAGAACCGCCAGCGCATCCTGCAGGCACTCAAACAGGGTGTGATTGATTGCATCGCCTGCGATCATGCCCCGCATGCTGACGACGACAAGGATGTGGAGTTTGACTATGCTCCGTTTGGAGTGATTGGTTTGGAAACTTCACTTGCGGTTACGCTGACGGAGCTGCATCACAAGGAGGGATTTTCACTGATGCGCATCATGGAGCTCATGTCCGCAGCACCCGACCGCATACTCGGATTTGCGAGCAAGGCAATGACCGCCGGAAATGTGGCCGATTGTCTGGTTTTTGACCCCCAGGAAACGTGGGTGGTGGACAGGCATGGATTTGCCAGTAAGTCCAAGAATTCTCCATTCCTCGGCAGAACGCTCAAAGGACGCAACAAGGTGACAATTCACCGGGGAAAACTTGTTTATTCCGAAATTTGA
- a CDS encoding ABC transporter ATP-binding protein: MNPNAGTQPMKPESPVLRIRDLVVEFRTEKGIIRALDGISFDVHAGEPLGIVGESGCGKSVTALSILRLIPNPPGRIVSGSIELEGVEVTQLSDDAMRKVRGNKASMIFQEPMTALNPVYSIGNQMTEVIRVHQNVSKKEALEIALKMLRTVDIESPEKRLNQYPHELSGGMRQRVMIAMALSCNPRLLIADEPTTALDVTVQAQVMDEIERLQKQLGMGLILITHDLGVIAEACKRVVVMYCGKIIEIADTKALFAAPRHPYTRGLLDSIPRVRESKVEKLPTIQGMVPDLASLPKGCRFADRCPKVQPKCREQEPPLESAGENRQVACYFPN, encoded by the coding sequence ATGAACCCGAACGCAGGAACCCAACCGATGAAACCGGAATCACCCGTTTTGCGCATTCGCGACTTGGTCGTGGAGTTTCGCACGGAAAAAGGCATTATTCGCGCGCTCGATGGCATCAGTTTTGATGTGCATGCCGGTGAACCCCTTGGCATTGTGGGGGAGTCGGGCTGTGGCAAGTCGGTTACCGCGCTTTCGATCCTGCGCCTGATTCCGAACCCACCGGGCCGCATCGTATCCGGCAGCATCGAACTTGAGGGTGTGGAAGTCACCCAGCTCAGCGACGATGCCATGCGCAAGGTGCGGGGCAATAAGGCATCGATGATTTTTCAGGAACCCATGACCGCGCTCAATCCGGTCTACAGTATCGGAAACCAGATGACGGAGGTGATCCGAGTGCACCAGAACGTCTCTAAAAAAGAGGCTCTGGAGATTGCGCTCAAGATGCTGCGCACGGTTGATATCGAGTCCCCCGAGAAGCGCCTCAACCAATACCCGCATGAGCTTTCCGGCGGCATGCGCCAGCGCGTGATGATTGCCATGGCGCTCTCGTGCAACCCGCGACTGTTGATCGCAGACGAACCGACTACCGCGCTCGATGTGACCGTGCAGGCGCAGGTCATGGACGAGATCGAGCGCTTGCAGAAGCAGCTGGGCATGGGCTTGATCCTTATCACGCACGATCTCGGTGTCATTGCAGAGGCCTGCAAGCGTGTGGTGGTCATGTACTGTGGAAAAATTATTGAAATTGCAGATACAAAAGCACTCTTTGCGGCTCCGCGCCATCCCTATACGCGCGGCTTGCTCGACTCGATCCCGCGGGTAAGGGAAAGCAAGGTTGAAAAATTGCCAACGATTCAGGGCATGGTGCCCGATTTGGCGAGCCTGCCCAAGGGCTGCCGTTTTGCGGATCGCTGCCCAAAGGTGCAGCCCAAATGCAGGGAACAGGAACCCCCGCTGGAGTCTGCAGGTGAAAACCGTCAGGTGGCCTGTTATTTCCCCAACTGA
- a CDS encoding type II toxin-antitoxin system VapB family antitoxin has protein sequence MSRTNIVLDDTLVSKGLKITGLRTKKDLVDLALRELVRKEDQKSILSLEGRFRWQGDLNENRKNRFER, from the coding sequence ATGAGTAGGACAAACATCGTTTTAGATGACACCCTTGTTTCGAAGGGATTGAAGATCACGGGACTCAGAACCAAAAAAGATCTCGTAGATTTGGCTCTTCGTGAACTCGTAAGAAAAGAAGATCAAAAATCCATTCTCTCACTCGAAGGTAGGTTTCGTTGGCAGGGTGATTTGAATGAAAATCGGAAAAATAGATTTGAAAGATGA
- a CDS encoding PIN domain nuclease — MILVDTSVWIDFFEGNDHWTKERLKEKIYERESIAYVDLILLEIIQGIRSENDRKELESYFSHFILLNQTRSSILLAAEIFQELQRRGIRIRSIIDCLIAAISIETRARILHKDRDYNPIEKYYPIITEKQ; from the coding sequence ATGATCCTAGTCGATACCAGTGTTTGGATCGATTTTTTCGAGGGAAACGATCATTGGACCAAAGAAAGATTGAAAGAAAAAATATATGAAAGAGAGTCCATCGCTTACGTGGACTTGATTCTGCTGGAAATCATTCAAGGTATTCGTAGTGAAAATGATAGAAAAGAATTAGAAAGCTATTTTTCACATTTCATCCTCCTCAACCAAACTCGATCATCCATTCTGCTTGCGGCGGAAATTTTTCAAGAATTGCAACGAAGGGGTATTCGAATCCGAAGCATCATCGATTGTTTGATTGCAGCGATCAGCATCGAAACCAGAGCAAGAATTTTGCACAAAGATCGCGATTACAATCCCATTGAAAAGTATTATCCCATTATCACCGAGAAACAATAA
- a CDS encoding ABC transporter permease: METLQYAIRKSVYSIPLLFGVTLISFVLMVYFGPDLTYTILGKNPTPEQIEEIHAQLGYDQPFLVRYGMFLKEIVTLDFGSSLSSGERVSSILAKSVPVSVAVAIPSFILSNLLGVTLALLAAYHRGKLWDKSIMVFAVFGMSISYLMVVIAFQVIFSTSFGLNWFPVQGWVEPPPDYPDATFFEIIYYYWYYYWTYVTVPTLASVFVALGYNTRFFRAVIVEELNRDYVRTARAYGVSEWKIMIKHVLKNALIPISTRIIITLPFVIIAGNLVLEKFFNIPGIGLITYDAITNGDLPIVKAVVTCTAVLYVLALILTDIVYKLIDPRISYAK, encoded by the coding sequence ATGGAAACCCTTCAATACGCGATTCGCAAATCCGTCTATTCGATCCCGCTGCTCTTTGGGGTGACCCTCATCAGCTTTGTGCTGATGGTGTATTTTGGTCCGGACCTCACTTACACGATTCTGGGTAAGAACCCGACCCCGGAGCAGATCGAGGAAATTCACGCACAGCTGGGTTACGATCAACCGTTTCTGGTTCGCTACGGCATGTTTCTGAAGGAGATTGTGACCCTTGATTTTGGGTCATCCCTATCGTCAGGCGAGCGCGTGTCTTCCATCTTGGCGAAAAGCGTCCCCGTGTCGGTCGCAGTGGCGATACCTTCCTTTATCCTGTCAAATCTGCTGGGCGTTACGCTGGCACTGCTCGCGGCCTATCACCGTGGCAAACTCTGGGACAAGTCGATTATGGTTTTTGCTGTTTTTGGCATGAGCATCAGCTACCTGATGGTGGTGATCGCGTTTCAGGTTATTTTTTCCACGAGCTTTGGATTGAACTGGTTCCCGGTGCAGGGTTGGGTCGAACCTCCGCCTGACTACCCGGACGCCACGTTTTTTGAGATCATCTACTACTACTGGTATTACTACTGGACCTACGTGACGGTGCCGACACTCGCAAGTGTGTTTGTGGCACTGGGCTACAATACGCGCTTTTTCCGGGCGGTGATCGTGGAGGAACTCAACCGTGACTATGTGCGCACCGCGCGTGCCTACGGCGTGTCGGAGTGGAAGATCATGATCAAACATGTGCTCAAGAATGCGCTGATTCCGATTTCCACCCGCATCATCATCACCCTGCCATTTGTGATCATTGCAGGCAACCTGGTGCTCGAAAAGTTCTTCAATATTCCAGGCATCGGCCTGATCACTTATGACGCGATCACCAACGGCGATCTTCCGATCGTAAAGGCGGTGGTGACTTGCACCGCCGTGCTCTATGTGCTCGCCCTCATTTTGACGGATATCGTTTACAAACTGATCGACCCGCGCATCTCCTATGCAAAATAG
- a CDS encoding oligopeptide/dipeptide ABC transporter ATP-binding protein, with product MENPLVQVKHLKTYYPIRGGLANRVVGHLKAVNDVSFEIESHQTFGLVGESGCGKSTLGRSILRLQPVTDGSVIIDGKDILSLDRKALIQARSMMQIIFQDPYGSLNPRMTVREIVREPLDTHRVGDPAFRNDEVFRLLEVCGLRKTVADRYPHEFSGGQRQRVGIARALALNPKFIVADEPVSALDVSVQSQILNLISDLQKEFGISFLFISHDLAVVQHISHEVGVMYFGKLVERAPAEQLYAHPKHPYTQSLLSAIPQPDPTYVKQSKPVKGDIPSHLNPPKGCPFHPRCPVAKPECSQIEPVLKVIDPAQPKHQVSCHLYE from the coding sequence ATGGAAAATCCACTTGTTCAGGTAAAACATCTCAAGACCTACTATCCCATTCGCGGCGGACTGGCCAATCGGGTCGTGGGGCATTTGAAGGCGGTCAATGATGTGAGTTTTGAGATCGAGAGCCATCAAACCTTTGGGCTGGTCGGTGAATCCGGTTGTGGGAAGTCCACACTGGGACGCTCCATTCTCCGCCTGCAGCCCGTGACTGATGGTAGCGTGATCATTGATGGCAAGGACATCCTGTCGCTCGACCGCAAGGCGCTGATCCAGGCGCGTTCGATGATGCAGATCATTTTTCAGGATCCCTACGGCTCGCTCAATCCACGCATGACCGTGCGGGAGATCGTGAGGGAACCGCTCGATACCCACCGCGTGGGTGATCCTGCCTTTCGCAATGATGAGGTCTTTCGCCTGCTTGAGGTGTGCGGTCTGCGCAAAACCGTTGCCGACCGATACCCACACGAGTTCTCTGGTGGTCAGCGCCAGCGCGTTGGCATCGCGCGTGCCCTGGCGCTCAATCCGAAATTCATTGTGGCGGACGAACCCGTTTCCGCACTCGATGTCTCCGTACAGAGCCAGATCCTCAACCTGATCTCGGATCTGCAAAAGGAGTTTGGCATCTCGTTCCTTTTCATCTCGCACGACCTTGCGGTGGTGCAGCACATTTCCCATGAAGTGGGCGTCATGTATTTTGGGAAACTGGTGGAACGCGCCCCCGCAGAGCAGCTCTACGCCCATCCGAAGCATCCTTACACCCAGTCGCTGCTCAGTGCGATCCCTCAGCCCGATCCCACCTACGTCAAGCAGAGCAAGCCCGTCAAGGGTGACATCCCCTCCCACCTCAATCCCCCGAAAGGTTGCCCTTTTCATCCACGCTGCCCGGTCGCCAAGCCCGAATGCAGTCAGATCGAACCCGTGCTCAAGGTGATCGACCCCGCTCAACCCAAGCACCAGGTCAGCTGCCACCTGTACGAGTGA
- a CDS encoding ABC transporter ATP-binding protein — protein sequence MLPVQIHDVTKRFGETLALKNVCLKIEAGELFFLLGPSGCGKTTLLRSIAGFYIPEAGSIHFGSSNVTQLPPHKRETGMMFQSYALWPHMTIFQNVAFGLEQRNVSKAEIQTRVKDALAMVQMEDYAERKPNQLSGGQQQRVALARALVVRPKCLLLDEPLSNLDAKLRNEMRTEIRDICKRHQLTTVYVTHDQKEALSIADRMAVMDKGEIIQIGAPLEVYKRPQNAFVSTFIGESNILEGTVLRTAVGEAIVECSLGTLCGALADPNRPPAPGARVFLSIRPETIHLENESCEENGFRGEVKEAVYYGEVAHYVMECAGVRIKISELNPRFARLSKGSHFAWADSEDIVVLND from the coding sequence GTGCTTCCCGTCCAAATTCATGATGTTACCAAGCGATTTGGTGAAACGCTTGCACTCAAAAACGTGTGCCTCAAGATCGAGGCAGGCGAACTCTTTTTCCTGCTCGGACCGAGTGGCTGCGGCAAAACCACGCTATTGCGAAGCATCGCAGGGTTTTACATTCCCGAAGCGGGATCGATTCACTTTGGATCGAGCAACGTTACCCAGCTCCCTCCCCACAAACGGGAGACGGGCATGATGTTTCAGAGCTATGCGCTTTGGCCACACATGACGATTTTTCAGAATGTCGCCTTTGGTCTGGAACAGCGCAACGTATCCAAGGCAGAAATCCAAACCCGCGTGAAGGATGCCCTCGCCATGGTCCAGATGGAAGATTATGCGGAACGCAAGCCCAACCAACTCTCAGGCGGACAACAACAGCGCGTAGCGCTCGCCCGTGCACTCGTGGTGCGTCCCAAGTGTCTGCTGCTCGATGAACCACTCTCCAACCTCGATGCCAAACTGCGCAACGAGATGCGCACAGAGATACGCGATATCTGCAAACGCCACCAGCTCACCACCGTTTATGTGACCCACGACCAGAAGGAAGCTCTCTCCATCGCCGACCGCATGGCCGTGATGGACAAGGGTGAAATCATCCAGATTGGTGCTCCGCTCGAGGTTTACAAACGCCCACAAAACGCCTTTGTCTCCACCTTCATCGGCGAATCAAACATCCTGGAGGGCACGGTGCTGCGAACCGCTGTGGGTGAGGCCATCGTGGAATGCAGCCTCGGTACACTCTGCGGGGCACTGGCAGATCCGAACCGTCCCCCCGCACCAGGGGCTCGCGTTTTTCTGTCCATTCGCCCCGAAACCATCCACCTCGAAAATGAGTCCTGCGAAGAAAACGGGTTTCGCGGTGAAGTGAAGGAAGCGGTTTATTACGGAGAAGTTGCCCACTACGTCATGGAATGTGCAGGAGTGCGCATCAAAATCTCCGAACTCAACCCCCGCTTTGCCCGACTGAGCAAGGGGTCCCATTTTGCCTGGGCCGATTCCGAAGACATTGTGGTGCTCAACGACTGA
- a CDS encoding ABC transporter substrate-binding protein has protein sequence MRLHAIEMFVENRMMKSLKKVLGVLVGVGFLLLVAGCQKPFSDRAQDLSVFRFSDNGAPVSMDPVQAATQYGNLMVTSIFDQLYEYKYLARPYELKPRLAAAMPEVSEDGLVYTIRIKQGVRYSDNACFPGGKGREVVVQDFIYAMKRMFDPANLPQGEWLWQGKIKGLDEWKDAGSDYSQDIEGLRALDPYTIQITLNQPYPQLTYTLAMGYSSFVPREAVEHYGKEFGINPVGSGPYQLVSFNTKKAVLRRNSNFREEFFDLEYEGYDPETQAWANLEKLQGKRIPISENVEVYFMKETMTRWNSLNKGTEIQFGSIPVELTHMVAEELKPLKLRPEYAKKFTGMNMPDFGFVYFSFNMEDPRIGNHPDPEQNRRNHLLRQAIRAAYDWDQRNRRFYNDVGEIFPGVIPPGLDAHDPDLPDHYIKADYDKAKALLAEGGWTAENLPVLEYSGVASVINSQFYEQFRGWMEKMGYPREKITYSPYASFGDYNRALKRKELMTIGMGWGLDYPDSENTLQLFYGPNKSPGSNSANYDNPEYNELFRKTKTLLPGPERTALYRQMNQMILEDVPTISGLMRNNPVIWHRNVVFYPSRNPHGSLLHYAYVFPESELESAN, from the coding sequence ATGAGGTTGCATGCCATCGAGATGTTTGTTGAGAACCGTATGATGAAGAGTTTGAAGAAGGTCTTGGGAGTTCTGGTGGGAGTGGGTTTTCTGCTCCTGGTGGCGGGTTGTCAAAAACCATTCAGTGATCGGGCACAGGATCTTTCGGTTTTTCGATTCTCGGACAATGGTGCTCCCGTCAGTATGGATCCGGTGCAGGCTGCCACCCAGTATGGCAACCTGATGGTGACGTCGATTTTTGATCAACTCTACGAATACAAATACCTCGCGCGACCCTACGAATTGAAACCCAGGCTCGCTGCCGCGATGCCCGAGGTCAGTGAAGATGGGCTGGTGTATACGATCCGCATCAAGCAAGGCGTGCGTTACAGTGACAATGCCTGTTTTCCCGGTGGAAAGGGGCGTGAGGTGGTTGTGCAGGACTTCATCTACGCGATGAAACGCATGTTTGATCCGGCAAATCTGCCGCAGGGAGAATGGTTGTGGCAGGGGAAAATCAAGGGGCTGGATGAGTGGAAGGATGCAGGCTCGGATTACTCCCAGGACATTGAGGGCCTGCGCGCGCTGGATCCCTATACGATTCAGATCACGCTCAATCAACCCTACCCGCAGCTGACCTATACACTCGCCATGGGTTACTCTTCCTTTGTTCCCAGGGAGGCTGTTGAGCACTATGGAAAGGAGTTTGGCATCAATCCCGTTGGCAGTGGTCCGTATCAGCTGGTTTCGTTCAACACGAAAAAAGCGGTGCTTCGCCGCAACTCGAATTTTCGTGAGGAATTTTTTGATCTGGAGTACGAGGGCTATGATCCGGAAACCCAGGCCTGGGCCAACCTCGAAAAGCTGCAGGGCAAGCGCATTCCAATTTCCGAAAACGTTGAGGTGTATTTCATGAAGGAAACCATGACGCGCTGGAACTCTTTGAATAAGGGGACCGAGATTCAGTTCGGCTCGATTCCAGTGGAACTCACGCACATGGTCGCCGAGGAACTCAAGCCACTCAAGCTCCGTCCCGAGTATGCGAAAAAGTTCACTGGCATGAACATGCCTGATTTTGGATTTGTCTACTTCAGTTTCAACATGGAGGATCCGCGCATCGGCAACCACCCCGATCCTGAGCAAAACCGCCGCAACCACTTGCTGCGCCAGGCGATCCGCGCCGCTTACGACTGGGATCAGCGCAATCGTCGCTTCTATAACGACGTCGGCGAAATCTTTCCCGGAGTCATTCCGCCCGGACTCGATGCACACGATCCGGATCTGCCCGATCACTACATCAAAGCCGATTATGACAAAGCCAAGGCCCTGCTTGCGGAAGGAGGCTGGACGGCTGAAAATCTGCCCGTACTGGAATATTCCGGTGTTGCCAGCGTTATCAATTCGCAGTTCTACGAGCAGTTTCGCGGATGGATGGAAAAAATGGGCTACCCCCGTGAGAAGATTACCTACAGTCCTTATGCCTCGTTCGGAGACTACAACCGTGCACTCAAACGCAAGGAGTTGATGACGATCGGCATGGGCTGGGGACTCGACTATCCCGATAGTGAAAACACACTGCAACTTTTCTACGGACCCAACAAGAGTCCTGGATCCAACTCCGCGAACTACGACAACCCGGAGTACAACGAGTTGTTCCGCAAAACCAAGACCCTGTTGCCCGGACCCGAACGCACCGCCTTGTACCGACAGATGAACCAAATGATCCTTGAGGATGTGCCGACGATTTCAGGGCTGATGCGTAACAATCCTGTCATTTGGCATCGCAATGTGGTGTTTTACCCCTCCCGCAACCCACACGGCAGTCTGCTGCACTACGCCTACGTGTTTCCCGAATCGGAGCTTGAATCCGCCAACTAA
- a CDS encoding aspartate carbamoyltransferase catalytic subunit, protein MDAVGNWTRKHLLGLEDLSRDEMDIILSTARSFKETISRSRKKVPALRGKTIVNLFLEPSTRTRVAFEVAAKRLSADVVTVQGSTSSRVKGETLKDTALNIEALSADMIIMRHSAAGAHQYLSNVVDIPILNAGDGAHEHPTQALLDVFTMIEHLGDLKDKRVTILGDILFSRVARSNIWALNKLGAKVTLAGPSTLVPERFRSLGVEVCHDLRTSVTDADVVMLLRIQHERQTSTHFPSLGEYTALFGLNKNRMNWLKPEALIMHPGPINRGVEIDSDLADSGRSVILEQVTNGIAVRMAVIYLCMAAAEREHGGMPEPLPH, encoded by the coding sequence ATGGATGCGGTAGGAAATTGGACACGAAAACACCTGCTCGGACTTGAAGATCTGTCGAGGGATGAGATGGATATCATTTTGTCGACGGCGCGCTCATTCAAGGAGACGATTTCGCGCAGTCGGAAGAAGGTGCCTGCGCTGCGTGGAAAAACCATCGTCAATCTCTTTCTCGAACCCAGCACGCGCACCCGCGTAGCATTTGAAGTTGCGGCGAAGCGTTTGAGCGCGGATGTGGTCACGGTCCAGGGTTCCACGAGCAGCCGGGTGAAGGGGGAGACGCTCAAAGATACGGCGCTCAACATTGAAGCACTTTCTGCGGACATGATCATCATGCGTCATTCGGCCGCTGGAGCGCACCAGTATCTTTCCAATGTCGTGGATATCCCCATCCTGAACGCGGGAGATGGAGCCCATGAACATCCCACGCAGGCATTGCTCGATGTATTCACCATGATTGAGCATTTGGGAGATTTGAAGGACAAGCGTGTTACCATTCTGGGGGACATCCTGTTCAGCAGGGTGGCGCGTTCCAATATCTGGGCGTTGAACAAGTTGGGTGCCAAAGTGACCCTGGCGGGGCCATCGACGCTGGTTCCCGAGCGATTTCGCAGCCTGGGCGTGGAGGTCTGTCACGACCTTCGGACATCTGTGACTGATGCCGATGTTGTGATGCTGCTGCGCATCCAGCACGAGCGACAGACATCGACGCATTTTCCGAGCTTGGGAGAATACACCGCACTGTTCGGACTGAACAAGAACCGGATGAACTGGCTCAAGCCGGAGGCGTTGATCATGCACCCCGGACCCATCAACCGCGGCGTGGAAATTGATTCGGATCTCGCTGACTCGGGGCGGTCGGTGATTTTGGAACAAGTGACCAATGGCATCGCGGTTCGCATGGCGGTGATCTACCTGTGCATGGCCGCCGCTGAGCGCGAACACGGAGGCATGCCCGAACCGCTCCCTCATTGA
- a CDS encoding phosphoribosyltransferase family protein: MEIIRVPEDVNRAIDSLVDYMQGMVTDGESWLLIGIANGGIALAGELQRRFATATGLQLPMGELNVSFHRDDIGSRPITRPKEPTRLPDEVHHRSVILVDDVIHSGRTIRAALDELFEHGRPKRVRLLTLVDRGHRVVPIQPDYAAISFDMDETRKLHVVIDPDDAHGNRIWVQSTQQGNEVGVLNT; this comes from the coding sequence ATGGAGATCATTCGTGTCCCGGAAGACGTAAATCGTGCTATCGATTCTCTGGTTGACTACATGCAAGGCATGGTGACCGATGGAGAATCGTGGCTGCTCATTGGCATTGCCAACGGTGGCATTGCCCTGGCTGGGGAATTGCAGCGACGCTTTGCAACGGCAACGGGATTGCAACTCCCCATGGGTGAGTTGAATGTGAGCTTTCACCGCGATGATATTGGAAGCCGACCGATTACCCGACCGAAGGAACCCACGCGCCTGCCTGACGAAGTACACCATCGCTCGGTGATCCTGGTTGATGATGTGATCCACTCTGGGCGGACCATTCGGGCAGCACTGGATGAATTGTTTGAACATGGCCGTCCCAAACGGGTGCGACTGCTCACCTTGGTGGATCGGGGCCATCGCGTGGTGCCCATCCAGCCAGACTATGCGGCCATCAGCTTCGATATGGATGAAACGCGCAAATTGCATGTCGTGATCGATCCGGATGACGCCCATGGCAACCGGATATGGGTTCAGTCGACCCAGCAGGGCAATGAGGTCGGGGTTTTGAATACGTGA